A section of the bacterium genome encodes:
- a CDS encoding NUDIX domain-containing protein, with the protein MKHFKHIEILVRGVCVQQGKLLVCQSKGAANTYLPGGHVEWHEEAAVALTREIKEELGVKAGVKEFLGAVEHTFIQKGERHCEINLVFAMTIPALSPDHIPEACEDWIRFKWIPLSGLGRHHLEPWPLRKLISGWIKAGTGVPRWGSTLRRGH; encoded by the coding sequence ATGAAACATTTTAAACATATTGAAATTCTAGTACGGGGCGTGTGTGTGCAGCAGGGGAAATTGCTGGTGTGTCAGAGCAAGGGGGCGGCCAACACGTATCTTCCCGGCGGACATGTGGAGTGGCATGAGGAGGCGGCGGTGGCCTTGACGCGTGAAATCAAGGAGGAGTTGGGGGTTAAAGCCGGGGTGAAGGAGTTCCTCGGGGCGGTGGAGCATACCTTTATTCAAAAAGGGGAGCGCCATTGTGAAATCAATCTCGTCTTCGCCATGACCATTCCCGCCTTATCACCCGATCATATTCCTGAAGCCTGCGAAGATTGGATTCGCTTCAAATGGATTCCCCTGTCCGGACTGGGGCGACATCATCTTGAGCCCTGGCCTCTGCGGAAACTGATTTCGGGTTGGATTAAAGCCGGCACGGGCGTTCCACGCTGGGGCAGTACCTTACGGCGCGGTCACTGA
- a CDS encoding S8 family serine peptidase, with the protein MQYQSQIKLTRAILMTGLLMVAGWWFFRAIGPSEKTIPLNTVQSAPGLDQALTPRPASPPLPSGTVTHSPLPGRSMPTIPSASAPPPGTPDDPTKGMPVLQLSETPEPAHPDLTKRVRIVRAHFKYPLWRVEELVVKAQPGTPETIQSRTIMIADHVMIRLHPDVDRMKLESLVQEEGLFIRKAMKMPGCYLISSPDESLAALPHLMTLLGREKELIRYVEPDYVVRSQLTTPNDPYYGLLWGLNNNSTPAADISAPQIWDLTTGDKQVIIGGIDTGIDYTHPDLVSNIWHNVADPVNGVDDDGNGYIDDTTGWNFSADNNDPMDGQGHGTHTAGTIGATGNNGIGVVGVNWHCQLMPLKFLDNTGSGVTSDATDALHYVADLRRRGVNIRITNNSWGGGGYSTAFQEALQENESLGILFMAAAGNALPGYPPNNNDLTPFYPSSYGNANVIAIAATDSQDALAYFSFYGARTVHLAAPGNYIYSTLNGARYGTMSGTSMATPHVSGVAALLWSLWPTARAEDIKDAILKGVDVIPALAGKTITGGRLNARKAADALFRIVHIPAGNAFNTGSGYPIDFEIGPTVLTDTNRIFVFWAANGSTNFNTMTGSHMSNSSYRVLIPEQAEGTTLNYWIQAAATNGMVVQLPTNAPTHTYGFVIVPPMSLTVTGLPSLISHPSPDYGAHLYPSGRVIQASVPVSTPPTNGVRWACYGWIGTGSLPSSGTSNAVTFTLTAPSTLTWTWQTECALTHTSLYTRMNTTVWWAEGSLATSLPAPASVYIGGVIHRFSGWNLDGLRQPDATQPTINPLTGILMNTPHLVTSLYIPEALDSDTNGLSDWWEWLYFGRLSSSPQADPDGDGFDNLSELIDQTNPADPDSFPRPPLIMHVPLDSAQPFPAPYTVSATITDNCQVVSASLLWSRNGGLVANTSMQAGTSNLYTATLPAPGTNGDRFVYSIIARDRQAASTNGPHTLFPSYPEISSTPSGYECRLLPETVSNLTLTVTNSGVGAWQGTASLLWGGFSNDVESGAVNWTHSGANDLWCLSTNLSKSGSHAWYCGDPVTLSYTWSMHAKLDTTRFFVQPGAQLTFWQWLDCEIDMDAPDERCWDGGLVEISTNNGVSFFQIFPLGGYPYRISGWSASPWLDGTPCFSGDGSAWSQPTFDLSPFAGCTAMIRFHFGSDDNTQATGWVIDDIIVTPTVPPQSWLSLISNNQTAAPHQISALPLATLNSAGLSTGDRTAVIQVTGNTITNTMMLLPVTLKVRSPATLTWADAAQTSTNGTGLVTLNTRLRDADGDPCLATFEWSTTPGVWSNTTLTSVQAEVGPAFLTGIEGLPLSNLLTRSQAGLVTNVILSTWNSQAAGTALLFSSNTWVRARTWDGLFWSLWVTSQPFMVDNEVPPTPAHLMSLVHQTNAWSKNPVMSLRWDATQEPRGSGVTHYEYGTTTNPPTLSAASTTTGRTGYPPPLGDGTHHWAWVRAGDQMGNLSSPAFYGPCWIDVTPPSAAQASVVLSLSPFGNYVIGSNSVTGTWSGFNDGAGSGILGYYYAPTNAGGTTRGTWTTTPQGWLTNLQLDRTNTLYVWAKDQTGWLGPAACAAFMALSANGDWDHDEVLNWQEDISGTDALRAGSVLQLGVAGTDPQAPGSFTLRWPGLTNRHYTIAYKDTLAPGGSWINLPGATALPGTTGIMSFTDTTMTHPTRFYRISVTAP; encoded by the coding sequence ATGCAATATCAGTCACAGATCAAGCTGACGCGGGCCATCCTGATGACCGGTTTGCTGATGGTTGCGGGGTGGTGGTTTTTCCGTGCCATCGGGCCATCCGAAAAAACCATTCCCCTTAACACCGTTCAGTCTGCGCCGGGACTAGATCAAGCCCTTACCCCTCGGCCCGCGTCACCCCCGCTCCCGTCCGGCACTGTCACCCATTCGCCGCTACCTGGCCGCTCTATGCCGACCATTCCTTCTGCCTCCGCGCCACCTCCGGGCACGCCGGACGACCCCACTAAAGGCATGCCCGTCCTGCAACTCTCCGAAACGCCCGAGCCAGCCCACCCTGATCTGACAAAACGGGTTCGAATTGTCCGTGCCCATTTCAAATATCCACTCTGGCGAGTCGAGGAGTTGGTTGTGAAGGCCCAACCTGGAACCCCGGAAACCATCCAGTCACGCACGATCATGATCGCGGATCATGTGATGATCCGGTTGCATCCCGATGTTGACCGGATGAAACTGGAGTCCCTGGTGCAGGAGGAAGGACTGTTCATCCGCAAGGCCATGAAAATGCCCGGGTGCTACCTCATCAGTAGCCCTGACGAATCCCTCGCGGCGCTCCCCCATCTGATGACCCTCCTGGGCCGGGAAAAAGAGCTCATCCGGTATGTGGAACCGGATTATGTGGTGCGTTCCCAGCTGACCACTCCGAATGACCCCTATTACGGCCTGTTATGGGGCCTCAATAACAACTCAACCCCTGCGGCCGATATCTCCGCGCCCCAGATCTGGGATCTGACCACCGGTGACAAGCAGGTGATCATCGGCGGCATTGATACCGGCATCGATTACACGCATCCCGACCTGGTCTCCAATATCTGGCACAATGTGGCCGATCCCGTCAACGGAGTGGATGATGACGGGAACGGTTATATCGATGATACCACCGGCTGGAATTTTTCCGCTGATAACAATGACCCCATGGACGGCCAGGGTCACGGCACCCATACCGCCGGCACCATCGGCGCCACGGGCAATAACGGGATCGGAGTGGTGGGTGTCAACTGGCACTGCCAACTCATGCCCCTGAAATTCCTGGACAATACGGGGAGCGGGGTGACCTCCGACGCCACCGATGCACTGCACTATGTCGCCGATTTACGGCGGCGTGGCGTCAACATCCGGATCACCAACAACAGCTGGGGCGGCGGCGGCTACAGCACCGCGTTTCAGGAGGCTTTGCAAGAAAATGAATCGCTGGGCATTTTGTTCATGGCCGCCGCAGGTAATGCATTGCCGGGCTATCCCCCCAATAATAACGACCTGACTCCCTTCTACCCGTCCAGCTACGGAAACGCGAATGTCATCGCCATCGCCGCAACGGACTCCCAGGATGCGCTGGCCTATTTCTCATTCTATGGGGCCAGAACCGTCCACCTCGCCGCGCCCGGAAATTATATATACAGCACCCTCAACGGGGCACGGTATGGCACCATGAGTGGAACCTCCATGGCAACCCCTCATGTTTCCGGCGTGGCCGCCCTGCTATGGAGCCTCTGGCCCACGGCCCGTGCAGAAGACATCAAGGATGCCATCCTGAAGGGGGTGGACGTGATTCCCGCCCTGGCCGGAAAGACCATCACGGGGGGACGGCTGAATGCCCGGAAAGCCGCTGATGCGCTGTTCCGCATCGTCCACATCCCTGCCGGAAATGCCTTCAATACCGGAAGCGGCTACCCCATTGACTTCGAAATCGGACCTACGGTCTTGACGGATACCAACCGGATTTTCGTATTCTGGGCAGCCAATGGCTCCACCAATTTCAACACCATGACCGGAAGCCACATGAGCAACTCCTCGTACCGCGTCCTCATTCCCGAACAGGCGGAAGGCACAACGCTCAATTATTGGATTCAGGCGGCCGCCACCAACGGGATGGTCGTCCAGCTCCCCACCAATGCCCCAACCCACACCTATGGATTCGTCATTGTCCCTCCCATGAGCCTCACCGTCACCGGCCTCCCCTCACTCATTTCCCACCCCTCCCCGGATTATGGGGCACACCTGTATCCCTCAGGAAGAGTGATACAGGCCAGTGTGCCGGTTTCAACTCCTCCAACCAACGGAGTGCGTTGGGCCTGCTATGGCTGGATTGGAACAGGAAGCCTGCCTTCGAGCGGGACCAGTAATGCCGTCACGTTTACCCTGACCGCCCCCTCTACCTTGACCTGGACATGGCAGACGGAATGCGCCCTGACCCACACGTCCCTCTACACCCGCATGAACACCACCGTCTGGTGGGCTGAAGGGAGTTTGGCCACGTCACTCCCCGCCCCTGCCTCCGTCTACATCGGGGGCGTGATTCACCGGTTTTCCGGTTGGAATCTGGATGGACTCCGTCAGCCTGATGCCACCCAGCCCACGATCAATCCCCTGACGGGCATTCTGATGAATACCCCGCACCTGGTCACCTCGCTGTATATCCCGGAAGCGCTGGATAGCGATACCAATGGCCTCAGCGACTGGTGGGAGTGGCTCTACTTCGGCCGGCTCTCTTCCTCGCCCCAGGCTGATCCCGATGGCGATGGGTTCGATAATCTGAGTGAACTGATCGATCAAACCAATCCCGCTGACCCCGACTCGTTCCCCCGGCCTCCCCTTATCATGCATGTCCCGCTGGACAGCGCGCAACCGTTCCCCGCACCGTATACTGTTTCGGCCACGATCACGGATAATTGTCAGGTGGTGTCCGCCTCCCTGCTCTGGAGTCGCAATGGCGGGCTGGTCGCCAACACTTCCATGCAGGCGGGCACCAGCAATCTTTATACCGCCACCCTCCCCGCGCCCGGCACCAATGGGGACCGCTTTGTCTATTCGATCATTGCCCGGGACCGGCAGGCCGCCTCCACCAACGGACCCCACACCCTGTTCCCAAGTTATCCGGAAATCTCATCAACCCCGTCCGGCTACGAGTGCCGGTTGCTCCCCGAGACCGTGTCCAATCTGACGCTGACCGTCACCAACTCAGGCGTGGGGGCCTGGCAGGGAACCGCCTCCCTTTTATGGGGCGGGTTCAGCAATGATGTTGAAAGCGGAGCCGTAAACTGGACTCACTCGGGAGCCAATGATTTATGGTGCCTCTCGACCAATCTCTCAAAGTCCGGATCCCACGCGTGGTATTGTGGCGATCCCGTCACCCTGAGTTATACGTGGAGTATGCATGCCAAACTCGACACCACCCGCTTCTTCGTCCAACCGGGCGCCCAGTTGACCTTCTGGCAATGGCTGGATTGCGAAATTGATATGGATGCCCCCGACGAGCGCTGCTGGGATGGAGGCCTGGTAGAGATTTCAACCAATAACGGGGTTTCATTTTTTCAGATTTTCCCCCTCGGCGGGTATCCCTACCGGATTTCCGGGTGGTCGGCATCGCCCTGGCTGGACGGGACCCCTTGTTTTTCAGGGGATGGCTCCGCCTGGAGTCAACCGACGTTCGACCTTTCGCCCTTTGCCGGATGCACCGCCATGATCCGCTTCCATTTCGGTTCGGATGATAATACCCAGGCAACCGGGTGGGTCATCGATGACATTATCGTCACCCCCACAGTCCCACCCCAGTCCTGGTTGTCCCTGATCAGTAACAACCAAACCGCTGCCCCGCATCAGATTTCCGCCCTGCCCCTTGCGACCTTGAACAGCGCCGGCCTTTCAACCGGTGATCGCACCGCCGTTATTCAAGTCACCGGCAACACCATCACCAACACGATGATGTTGCTACCGGTCACACTGAAGGTCCGCTCCCCGGCCACCTTGACGTGGGCTGACGCAGCGCAAACCTCGACGAACGGGACCGGCCTGGTCACCTTGAACACCCGCCTGCGTGATGCCGATGGCGACCCCTGTTTGGCCACCTTCGAGTGGAGCACCACTCCCGGGGTATGGAGCAATACCACGCTCACCTCCGTTCAGGCCGAAGTGGGCCCGGCGTTCCTGACAGGCATCGAAGGGCTACCGCTCTCCAACCTGCTGACCCGCAGCCAGGCCGGCCTGGTCACTAATGTCATCCTCTCCACCTGGAACTCACAAGCTGCGGGGACGGCCCTGCTCTTCTCCAGTAACACCTGGGTTCGCGCCCGTACCTGGGATGGACTGTTCTGGAGCCTGTGGGTGACCAGCCAGCCGTTCATGGTCGATAATGAGGTGCCCCCCACCCCGGCGCATCTCATGTCCCTTGTCCATCAGACCAATGCCTGGTCGAAAAATCCGGTCATGAGTTTACGCTGGGATGCCACCCAGGAGCCCCGTGGCAGCGGCGTCACTCATTACGAGTATGGCACCACCACGAATCCCCCGACCCTCAGCGCTGCCAGTACCACCACCGGTCGGACCGGGTATCCGCCTCCTCTTGGTGATGGCACCCATCACTGGGCCTGGGTGCGCGCCGGGGATCAGATGGGGAATCTCAGCAGCCCGGCCTTTTATGGCCCCTGCTGGATTGACGTCACCCCTCCCTCTGCCGCCCAGGCGTCCGTCGTCCTCAGCCTGAGCCCGTTTGGCAACTATGTGATCGGGTCCAACTCAGTGACCGGAACCTGGTCCGGCTTTAACGACGGAGCCGGCTCGGGCATCCTGGGCTACTATTACGCACCGACTAACGCGGGGGGCACCACCCGAGGGACCTGGACGACCACCCCTCAGGGCTGGCTCACCAACCTGCAACTGGACCGGACGAACACCCTCTACGTCTGGGCCAAGGATCAAACCGGCTGGCTGGGGCCGGCGGCCTGCGCCGCGTTCATGGCGCTTTCGGCAAATGGCGACTGGGACCATGATGAGGTCTTGAATTGGCAGGAGGATATTTCAGGAACCGACGCCCTGCGTGCGGGAAGCGTCTTGCAACTCGGCGTGGCCGGTACCGACCCCCAGGCACCCGGCAGCTTCACCTTACGCTGGCCCGGCCTCACGAACCGGCACTACACGATTGCGTATAAAGACACACTGGCCCCCGGCGGGAGTTGGATCAACCTGCCCGGTGCCACCGCGCTTCCGGGTACGACGGGCATCATGAGCTTTACGGACACCACGATGACCCACCCGACCCGGTTCTACCGGATCTCAGTGACCGCGCCGTAA